A segment of the Cinclus cinclus chromosome 3, bCinCin1.1, whole genome shotgun sequence genome:
TCAGAGAACTGCAAAAGGCAAAGGAGACACTTTAAAAGAAATGacaaaagtgaggaaaaagctgagtttactactactgctactacACAACTTTTTCTTATCTGTGTTTCCAGTAGGTGCCAATCTCTAAATATAGGTGTACTACACAGCTGCTAGTTCTGCCCAGTGTATTTTTGGTGTCTGTATTGACACAGAATATAAATATTCCAAAGGATAGAAAGGTGTCCTGTGCAATGGGCAATCCAGCATATCAAACAGCTGTGCAGTACAATGGCTGCTGTTACAGTGCTGTAACTTCTGTGCTCTACAAACCCATGACACAGAAACCTTCAAAACAAATACTAATAGAAAGCTATTTACACAGAGGCAAAATTATTGTAACTAATTTTGAGGTTTTTAGGTGACTTGCACTTTCCTTAACAAGTGCCGATGATTGTCACCCCTAGTAACTTCTTAGGAAAAACCAGCAACTgtgtatttttgtcttttatgtaGATTATTATTTGGGAATACATTTAAATCTGCACCAAATGTACTGTTAATGCTAAGTTAAGgctacaaatattttcattctgtcaAAATGCCTGTTAAGACGAAGATAGTTTTAAAGCTTGTGAGAATTTTGTACTAACATTTAATTTCCAGGAGAAATTGGAAGTGCATAGCAGCCATAACCACAAACTGGGTGACAGGCCTGCCAGGACTGGAGTGAGGATGAAGCAACACAGTACGGTGTTTTTTAAGGATGGGATTGAAATTGGCTAGGAAAGGCTGtccagcctgggagctgcagaaggGAACACAGCAGGTATGGGACTGGGGCTGGCTGAAAAACTAGGGGAAGGTGGGAACTGTTTGGCATCAGaatcaagaaaatgaaagatagggacagggaaaataaaaaaaaaacagaaagaagacaACAATGCAACTGTCTGAGCAAATACATTGAGTCAAAGAGGTGTGTGGGGAACACGAAATAAGGAAAAGGCTACCAGGCTGTGAGTTGGGGCAGGGAATAGGTGAGAACTTAAGGATCTGGAGTGCAAAGGTTGGTGGAGGTTCAATGAGTCAAAGAAGAGAGATGGATCTGTCTGAGAACAGGATGGGAGAATTGGGTCTGGAAGAAGGCAAATGAAAGTAGGAGTCAGGTGAAGGCTGTAGATAAATAAAGGTAGTCTTCTATACTCCTTCCATCACCAAAATGTCTGAGTAGCTCTTTAGATAAAACTAATAACAACCCCAGTTTTCCCTGGGTGACAGGAGAAGACCTTTATCTTTTGAGCTGGAACTAGACTAAGTAATTTCAGTGTTTAGTTTGTGCTTTTGGGGGGGataggaaagaaatatttattctttgatCAGAGATCCTTTGGAGTTTGATGACAAACTGTGAAAGTCTTTTGTAGTGGGAAGCCTTTCTCAAATGACTCTGAAAGATTACCTGCAGTGTTGCTTAAAAACAACCATACTCTGATCATACTCTGGACtcactggttttcttttttagtccAGTTAACCTCAAAAAAGGCAAACTtcatctgctctgctgtgttttgtttggcTTGCAATCTGTGCTGTTGCAAAGGGAACCAGCTGTTGCAGTTGTTTGTAGATGTTCCTGCAGTCTGTGATGTTACTGGGGTTGATCTGGTAGCTCTTCCTCCAACTGGGCCAGTGCATTACACTGGCATTGGATGCTGACTAGGAGCTGATTGGAAAGGTCTAAAGCAACAACATGTTAGTTTTgcttggtttgtgtttttggtttgttggtttttttttttttccctagtaaCATTTGGAAACAGTATTTGTAGCTTGATATAATAGTTGCAATTAATGCATCCTGATGGGAAAAGTACCTGCCTTTCTCTGCCCAGAGTCTCTCAAGGAAGATGACAGTTTCCTAGCAAGGGAAAGGGTGAAAgagattattttgaaaaatgtctgCAACTTGGACAGCCCAAAGTAGTTCAAGCAGTAACAAGGTACAAGCGGAAATCTGCCTCTTTTTTTGCTGAGTGAGGGCTGTCTACTTTCTGTGAAAGGTGCTGAAAACAACGTCTGATTTGAATGTTCCTCTTTTCTGCTCATTATCATCCGAGTCTTCTTTGGCTCCAATCTGCACCAGCTGTTTTCCACCCTAATCTTCTTTCCCGTAGCAATCTGGCCACGTTTGCAGCAGCGGTGGTTACGCTGGGTGAGGATGAAGTACTGCAGTTGTCCTTGGCATGTTATTGCCGACTAAACCAGTGGAATCTCATTAGGTTAGATTTCTTCATGGCCGCTTACGGATGCCTTAGGGTAGAAGATGCCTGTGGTCTGCAGAGATAAAGGCCTTCCGAAAGGAGGAGCAAAGGCTTATCGGTGCTGCCAGTGAAAGATGAACGTCTGGAGTCTTTTCGAGAAGAGTTGGGCCAGCTCTTTCTGTGCTGTCCTGTAGGCACTCACACAGCATTTGTAGTAAAGCTCAAAGGGCCGTACCTGTTCCTACAGCTCTGGAAAAGCACGGGTTTAACGGCATTAATCAGCGAGGATGAAACGAAGATGCAAAACCCGGTAATACTGGAATAGTCTTTCCTTCTCTGGGCTTTCCCTGTGTTCCGCTGTGGGCAGTGGGCGGACAATACCCTGTGGTCCTGCCCGCGTCGTTCCTCACGCGGTTGAATCGAGCCAGAGCAGCCAACTCTCCGGGAGACACGAGAGCTCGCTCGACCCCCGAGTTCCCGGAGGAAAGCACGGGCTCGCTGTGGGAAGGGGCAGCGCCAGGGCCGGGACAGCCGCACGCCCCGCCCCGCCTGGCGTCATGGAATTCCAGGGCGCTCCCGCCAATGGCGGCGGGGGCACGTCCGGTGCCACCCGCGGCAGCCCCGGCGCAGGGTCCGGCCCCGCCGGTGACCTCGGGGCTCGGTCACGCCAGGCCGCCAGGGAGGGCCGCAGCCGGGGAGCGCGGCGGAGCAGCTCCTCCTGCGGGAGAAGGGCGCGGGAACAGCCGGACGGAGAGCGCTGGAAGCGCGGCCTCTTCCTCCGCACCTCCGGCAGCGGGCAGAGCCAAAGCTGACAGTGACAAGCGATGGATTTTTAACCTCCGGGCAGCTTCTTGCGCCTGGGAACTAGTCCTGCCCTCTTCTaacttttccagctgctcaTCATGGGATGTTTGTGTTTTGTGGGGAATTGATGCCAATTTTGGTGCCTGGCTTTAGAGTTTACAGAGCGTTTGCAAATACTCTTATTGTATAGTACTGAACAGCTCAGAGTCCACTTCTGACTGTCCAGTAAGATGCTGTTCTCATAAAATACTATCGATAGAAAAATCAATCAATCCACTGATACTTCTGTAAGTATAAATAAAATCCTTTGTGATTTCTCTTTCCTGACAGACACCTCTCATAAACTCACTGTAGGGTCAGAGGTGTACGTGTGGCATGCCTGGTCATGTCTGTGTACTGCAGCCCGTTGTTTTTATCTGAGCTCTAATGCAGACTATATCTATTTTAACAGGGTGTTCTGCCCACGATAACACTCTTGTCAGGTTTGATTAGCCCCAAATGAATGCTCACATGGCTAAACcacttctgctgctggaggtaGTTTGGATGTGTCTCCACACAGAGCTGCATTACATCATCATCTGTAATAAAGATTTTGCAAATCAAATATGGCTCCTGCTAATGCCTGAATGGCAGACAAGATGGTGGCACCAGTTTGTGTGAGCAGAGGATCCGACTCTGCAGTTGAGATGCACTTAACACAATTGCCAGTGGCTGTTCAGTTGTATTAGAGTGCAGGTTACTTTCCCCCAGGGCATTTTGATACTGacattaatagaaaataaacagcaattTTTCTCACTAAACATCATGGCAGCTGATACAACCACTTGGGATCGGCTGGTGATGACAGTGATAAACTTACAGTTGCTTTTCCAATAGCTGCATTTCAAACTCCAAACAGTGGGAACAGCACTGATGCAGGAAATGAgactccttttccttccccaacAGTAGATTTTCCTTGTGAACCATCATGCCTGCAGTGTGTTTCTGAGACAGAAGTGTCCCCAGCAGCCCCCTCCTGACACTCGGCTCTCATTTTATGGACCAAGTATGGCCCTTCCACAGCAGATCCTTGTTGGGTGGGCTCTGATGGGCCAGCTTACAGGGagacttttctttgttttgcttctatgtaaagaaaaaaaaaatcacagaatcaattaggttggCAAAGACCTCTAAGATCGTTGAATCCAGCCTTTGTGCAAACACCACTTGTCACAACTAGACCACGGCACTAAGTTCCATGTCCAGTCAACAGTAACTCCACCACCTTCTTGGGCAGCCTGATCCAATGTCCAGTCagcctttctgtgaagaaattcctcctaatgTTCAagctaaacctcccctggtgcgatttgaagccatttcctcttgtcctgtcactggttgcctgggagaagaggtcagtccccacctggctacagcctcttttcagggagttgtagagagccAACAAGGTCACtcccgagcctccttttctccaggatcaacagcccagctccctcagcagctcaTCGTAGGATGAATGCTCCAGACCCTTTACCCAGCTCCGTtacccttctctggacacactccagcacctccataTCCTTCCTGTAGTGAAGGGCCCAGAACCGGACGCATCACTCCACGTGCGGCCTCACCAACGCCGATTACGCggcgggggaaaaaaatcactcccCTATTCCTGCTGGCCACACGGTGACCCTCAAAGCGAGAAGCAGCCACCCAAAGCCCAGCAGGACCGACTGCGGCGGACGAGGAGGtaggggagggggggtgggagCCTTGGCCGGGGGGACGCGGGGACAGGGAATCCCCTCGCGCGCGCGGCGTGCCTTTTGTGTTTGTACACacggggcgggggcggggccgcgggcggggccgcgccttCCCTCCATTGTGCGCCATTGGCGGGCTCgccggccggggcggggccggcacgcggggggcggggccggcgcgcGGGGCCGTCCCTCGCCAGTCAGCCATCTTTCAATTGTGCTCCGAGCCGCCgccagctccagccgcagcaGCTCCGGCTCCTCCtgcgcccgcccgcccgcccgccctccatccctccctccctccctcccgcaCGGCAGCCGCGCTCGCCCAGCGGACGGGGTAAGTCTggcgccgcgcccgccgccccccgcgccccgacgccccccgccgctgcccccCGACCCTCCCCACAAACTTTTGGGGGGCtcgggaggcggcggcgcctcGGGTTCCTCTCGGCCGCGCCGCCTTCCCGGCGCAGCCGGAGCGGCTCCCTCCGCCGGCACCCCCGGCCCCGCTTCGCGCGGTCGTTGcccccctctgctcccctcgCCCCCGCTCCAGACCCCCACCAGCCGCCTCCCCAGCCCCTTAGCTGCCTCCTCAGCCCGACATCCCCCGGATCGGGGCTGGGAAGCGGGCGCAAAGAGGAGCCGCGCGCCAGCCTAGGGTAactctcctgccttccttcccctgctccccacagtTGTTGCTCAGCTTCACCATCTTGTCTCTTTTCTCTGGTCACCgaccatattttttttcctattgcataaaaaacaataaaaagggaaagaaattcGCCGAAGGAACGACCCAAACGCAACGCAATTTTTTGGTTTTCGAGTGCAAACTTTTCCTCTGCCTCCCCTTGCATCTGCACCCGCATGGTTTGGAGTTCCTGGCAATATTTTTGGCGTTAttttttgcagtttattttttcctcctttgcaaAAGGACTAGGGCTGCGTTTCGTGATTGTTTCCATTTTGTTCTGGCTCTGGGAGCTGAGTTTGCCTGTGAGAGGCGCTTGGGAGCGAGGCAGCTCTCGGGGAAGCAGttacacagaaagagaaagacggcacccaaaaaacaaccccccgAAAACAAAGTTTGTTGCTTTCTCGCACTTTATCCGGCCCCTTTCCTTTTCGCACGGTAAATGCCGGGTTGCCGGCGGGtcggggagcggcggcggcgagcGCCGGGCAGCCCGGGGAGGGCCGGCGGGGGCTGCCGCTCCGCTGGCCCCCGCTCCGCAGTTTCGGAGCAGGTTTTCCGGCGGGTGGGAGCAGCGGGTCCGTGCCGGCCCCCCGATGTTTGTCGGGCGGTATTTGCAAACGCTTGGCAGGTGACGGGTGgccggaggggggggggggggggaggcgaCAGCCGCCTCTCCGTGCCTGCTGCCGTGCGGCTCTCTCGGCTTCAGCCGCCGCCGCTTTGATGTTGAATTCGtgggcaaaaagaaaaaaaaaaaaaagctgtattttaatattCCGTTTAATTTctagtttatattttttctttttttggtgtgggttgttttgttttttggtggttttttttggtgttttttgggtttttttgccgGCCGTCGGAGGCGTTCGGCCGCCTCGGGCTCGGCGCTCGGGGCTGGTCGGGCAGGGACGCGTCGCGCGGGACGGGGGCCGCGTTGTCGCTCGCCCCGGGGGCAAGTGCCACGGGGGGCACACGCCGAGCGGGGCGACCACCTGCCCACGTTCCCCCCGGCAGGTGTAAGGCAGCGACGTCGGCAGGAGCATGGCCCGTACCAAGCAGACCGCCCGCAAGTCCACCGGTGGCAAGGCGCCCCGCAAGCAGCTCGCCACCAAAGCCGCCCGCAAGAGCGCGCCCTCCACTGGCGGGGTGAAGAAGCCGCACCGCTACAGGTAACGCAGCGCCGCGCAGAGGCGGCCGCGGGGCGCTACCGGGAaacctccccctcccccccacccccccccaaaaaaaaaaaaaaaaaaaatccctccttctccccccaCCCGGCGGGACCGAAAGGGCGGGGGGCGCTTCTCCCCGCCTCCTCCGCGCTCCGATCCCCGAGGTTGCCGgcagaataacaaaaaaaaaaaatcaaataaaaaaaaatccccccgAGCGCGGGTCCCCGGCAGCCGGGAAAATAACCAGAAATTCCCAGGGCGGCACCGACCCCCGGCGTTTGTCATCAGCCGCTTTCCGGTCGTTCCGGTGCTGGTGACTACAAAATCGACACCCCTCCCCCCGCGGCGGACGCGGCTCGGCGGTTCTTTTAAATTTGTACGATTTTGTGCTCGCGGTTATCTAGAGGCCGCAGCAGGGCTGCGCCGCCGCCAAGTTTATTGTTACCGGCGCGTTGCGCGCTCCGCTCGCGGGGCTGGATCCGGCGGCGGCGCTGGGCGGGCGCGGGGCCCTGCAGGGCGCGGAGCCGCCGCCAGAGGGAGCCGCGCACCCGCGGATGCGCCCGGGCTCCCGCACCGCCCAGCGCGCCCGTCCCGAATCCCGGCCTTGGCGTTCCCGGGCCGGAGTGGAGTTAGGGCAGAGCTGTCACGCAGTTCCCAAGTCCTGACTTTTTTCGGTCCTGGCTCGGTGCAGAGAGGCAGCGGTCGTGCTTCAGTTTGGAGGACGGTTTTTTTGGGCTAGGTGTAGGTATTCCTTGGGGAAAATGTGGAACGGGAAGAAGTGGGTTTTTGAATAGGGGACTTAATCTTAAAGGCCAAGAGGGGATTAATTAATATATCAAAGAGTCtgaagaggatggagccaggctttTCTCAGTGGTGCCAGAAACTGATTCGCTGGAAATTCCACCTGAACgtgaggaagaactttactGTGAAGGTGACTGAGCATTGCAACAGATTGCCTGGAGTGGTTGTGGAATCTCCTTCCTTGGAGATATCCAAaagccatctggacacaatcctgaaAAACCGTCTCTGCGATGACCATGTTTGAGCAAGGAGGCTGGGCCAGGTGACCCACCGTGTTCCCTTCTAACCTGACCCACTCTGTGATTCTTGCTCTAGGTGTGAGGCAGAATTAATTAACTGGGAGAAAGGTAATAAAGctggagcaggaaaagaaaaagcttccaCGGAAATAAATGCGGTATTCATCTCGCAGATGGACATCGTGTTTGCAAACATATGTTGCTAATCTGAATTTGTCATTCTGACACCAAAACTGACGTGGGGAAATATGCTGGATACTTTTGACTGACAGTGTAACAGAGAATATAGATTTTGTTGGTTCTGTGAATGTTGACAGTAGAGAAGAAGAGACGGTTTTCCTGTAAAATCGGGGTGCTCCTCACTGGAAGGGTACCTTTGATACGACTGAACTCGGGGCAGCTTTGTGGTTTTCCACGTCTGCACTGAGGTGTGTTGGCCCCAGGTGGACCGTGCATGTTGGTGAAGTCAAGCCTCGGGAGTCTGCCTGAGGGATCCCTGCTGAAGCCAGTGGAAGTTGGCACAGATTGGTGGTGAGAGGACAGTGACCCTTTGCCAGCAGAGCTGATTTTGTACTGTAAATGCTGGGGCTCTCCTAGGGAAAACAGAAGTGTATGGTGGTCGGTTTAGTCTGGAGGACGGACCCCTGTTTTTAAGGTGATGCAGAATATGTTTccaatactatttttttttaattgcatttaattttaataggCCGGGTACTGTGGCTCTGCGTGAAATCAGGCGCTATCAAAAGTCTACCGAACTTTTGATCCGCAAACTCCCGTTCCAGCGTCTGGTGCGTGAAATTGCTCAGGACTTCAAGACAGATCTGCGCTTCCAGAGCGCTGCCATCGGTGCTTTGCAGGTGAGCGTCGCTGGGAGTGCCCCCCAGCCGGGATCCCCTGGAGCCCCCGGAGCTCCGCCCCGCCCCCCCCATTGGCCAGGCTGTTTCCAGGGTTGGTTTGGGCTCCCTCTGATTGGTGGGACTGCCGCCGTGGGCGTGGCCCGCACCGCTAGGTGGGGGGGGGGATGCGCACCTCAGCCTCGCCTTGCCCACGGGGACCTGGGAATGCCTGTGGGTACCGTAGGATAAAACAGCGCGggggcagctcagcagctccctACAGAGCCTATAAGTGTGGCTTTGTGGGGGGTGAATTGATTTcggtgttttgttttttttttttttttaaatagcccCCAATTTGTTAGAACAGTGCTTAAGATGTTCAAGAAAAACACGTTTCCTCCATCTTCGGGCTCAGCAGTTGGGGAGGGAGCATTGTGTAAGGCAGGTTCTGGGGTGTCCTATTGGGGAGGTCCTGGTGTCCTCAGATGCCCTCTAAAGAAGAGCAACCCAGTGACTGACATCTAAGCACGGTTAGGGAAACAGCTGCTTTCCTAGGATGTAGTTGATGCTGaacacattttttaatatattactTATGTAACTGATTTAGATTATACAAAGAGAATAGTATTAATTGCTCTTTCTGGCCCAAATTCCTGAATCTGTGTTAGGACTCCCCACAAGACTCGGGTGTTACTGTGCAGACATCTCCCTCTTGTGATAAAAGACACTCCTGATTAAAGATAGGTCTTTACTGTTCTTTTAGCTGTTCCAGAACATCTCTGTAATTGTAGTCTGTCTGACATGCAGACAAAATGGTCTCTTTCTAGTTAATGACTTCCTTTTGATAAGGGGCCAAGACATTTGCCATGAGAGCCCATAAGCTTGGGCATATGCTTAGCTTCAAAAGgtgcctgtgtgtgtttgcagagttgctgcttttgcttttagTTAGTCTGTGTATTTGTTCTTAAATCCTGAGGCTTATTTGTGTGTCTCTTTATCTAGAACTGCCTATTAAAATTTAGTAGTTAATAACACTTTTAGAAGGCTCCTGGTTTGAACGTTTCTGTTTTTGCATTGAGGAATTGTTGGTGTAGAACTTGGTCACATACAATTCCTAGTGTGCTCTGCTtgcatatttgaaaaaaaaactcaaataagtaaaataaaaaaatgaaaaaattaaaaagaaaaaattaaccCCTTTGGTACCATGTTGTTTGTGCCAGCATGGATATTTGGTGAAGTGTCTTAACTTTTCACATAGTGATTTGACAAAGCTTCATTAGGGACTCTCATATCCTACTGCAAATGAAATTACTTAGTAATACCATAGTCCTTGTCTGCTTTCTTTGTATTGGAtgattttatgtttaaaaaacagGATCTTTGAACCTAATAAGTTGATTCTTGGAGTTCCTGGCAATGAAGTGGTTCACACAAGTTCTTCTCTGGTGTGTATTGTAGAAAGGGTGACCTCCCTCACTCTCCTTTCTGTGACTGAGCCCCATCATTCCCACCTTCTCATCCCAGTTTTTTCTGTGTCCAATACTGGCATACTAAGATGCTTCCTAGGAGACTGATAGGTGTTAGAATTCCATGTCAAGCCAGAAGTGTTTAAACAATTACCATTACTGTGGCTGGGTTTAGCAGCAGCTAACTTAATGTGAGTCAGGAGAATATTTTGGTCCAGCTGAGCATTTGTCTAACACAGAGTCCTGTCTGCAGCTGTTCAGTAACTGGGAAAACCACTGTGGTCAGCACTGTTCTTGTGCTGCCCCTGATTCTCTCAGGTGTGAAGTGAGAGCCTTCTGTGAGTGGgggccagtgctgtgtccc
Coding sequences within it:
- the LOC134042718 gene encoding histone H3.3A — protein: MARTKQTARKSTGGKAPRKQLATKAARKSAPSTGGVKKPHRYRPGTVALREIRRYQKSTELLIRKLPFQRLVREIAQDFKTDLRFQSAAIGALQEASEAYLVGLFEDTNLCAIHAKRVTIMPKDIQLARRIRGERA